In the Orenia marismortui DSM 5156 genome, one interval contains:
- a CDS encoding L-threonylcarbamoyladenylate synthase — protein MKVIKGTKVFDITELKEAANLLKRGRLVSFPTETVYGLGANALQEKSVREIFNAKGRPADNPLIIHIAKKEDINNLISKELPVLAKKLINKFWPGPLTIVLPKDNKVPGITTGGLETVAIRMPNHQVALKLIEEAGVPIAAPSANLSGKPSPTLAEHVIEDLAGTIDGIIDGGQTGVGVESTVIDLSKNIPVLLRPGGVTYEELVDVLGEVDIDPAVSSKGENEAKRAISPGMKYKHYAPKAEVILIEGKSDKVRDKIEELINTYQDLKLGLMLTKELRSNYSNVNLKYMGSRDNLAEVGQNIFKLLRDFDNEGVDKILVEGVVTEGLGLAIMNRLRKSAGYQIIEV, from the coding sequence ATGAAAGTTATTAAAGGAACTAAAGTATTTGATATTACTGAGTTAAAAGAGGCTGCCAACCTATTAAAAAGAGGAAGGCTGGTATCCTTTCCTACAGAAACAGTATATGGGTTAGGAGCTAATGCGTTACAGGAAAAATCAGTAAGGGAAATCTTTAATGCTAAGGGAAGGCCAGCAGATAACCCTTTAATTATACATATTGCTAAAAAAGAAGATATAAATAATTTAATATCTAAAGAGTTACCAGTTTTAGCTAAAAAATTGATAAATAAATTTTGGCCTGGACCATTGACTATAGTTTTACCTAAGGATAATAAAGTCCCAGGGATTACTACAGGGGGGCTTGAGACTGTAGCTATTAGAATGCCAAATCATCAAGTAGCTTTAAAGCTAATAGAGGAAGCTGGAGTTCCTATAGCAGCACCAAGTGCTAATTTATCTGGGAAACCAAGCCCTACTTTAGCAGAACATGTTATTGAGGATTTAGCAGGAACAATAGATGGTATTATTGATGGGGGTCAGACTGGAGTAGGTGTAGAGTCTACAGTAATAGATCTGTCTAAGAATATCCCGGTTTTATTAAGACCTGGAGGAGTTACTTATGAAGAATTAGTTGATGTATTAGGTGAAGTAGATATAGATCCAGCGGTTAGTAGTAAAGGTGAGAATGAAGCTAAAAGGGCAATTTCCCCAGGGATGAAGTACAAACATTATGCCCCAAAAGCAGAAGTTATTCTAATTGAAGGAAAAAGTGATAAAGTTAGAGATAAGATAGAGGAATTAATAAATACATATCAAGATCTTAAGCTTGGTCTAATGCTCACCAAAGAGTTAAGAAGTAATTATAGTAATGTTAATCTTAAGTATATGGGGAGTAGAGATAATTTAGCTGAGGTTGGTCAAAATATTTTTAAACTTTTAAGAGATTTTGATAATGAAGGTGTTGATAAGATATTAGTAGAAGGGGTAGTAACAGAAGGCTTAGGTTTGGCTATTATGAATAGGCTTAGAAAGTCAGCCGGTTATCAAATAATAGAGGTATAG
- the prmC gene encoding peptide chain release factor N(5)-glutamine methyltransferase → MEFLTVKEILDRTVKHFEKYNINSPRLDAEVLLSEILEMERIDLYVNFDRPLTKKEIDLYRDFVVSRSKGIPVAYILAKQEFMSLNFKVDKSTLIPRPETEHLVEAVLDKIEDFSSDIVNIADIGTGTGAIIISIAKYAKKHINGIAIDISSGALKVAKENAMSHQVEGKIDFRLGSLLEPIDKELDIIVSNPPYIPTEEIEGLQDEVKNEPLNALDGGEDGLAYYRQIIDQANNKLKAEGILAFEIGINQGDYVIEILNGFDFYQIERIKDYAGIERVILAKKK, encoded by the coding sequence TTGGAGTTCTTGACTGTTAAAGAGATATTGGATAGAACTGTTAAACATTTTGAAAAATATAATATTAATAGTCCTAGGTTAGATGCTGAAGTCTTATTATCTGAGATCTTAGAGATGGAAAGAATAGACTTATATGTTAACTTTGATAGACCTTTAACTAAAAAAGAAATAGACCTTTATCGCGACTTTGTAGTTTCTAGAAGCAAAGGGATACCTGTTGCTTATATTCTTGCTAAGCAAGAGTTTATGTCTTTGAATTTTAAAGTTGATAAATCAACCTTAATACCAAGACCAGAAACAGAACATTTAGTTGAAGCTGTTTTAGATAAGATTGAAGATTTTAGTAGTGATATAGTTAATATTGCTGATATAGGTACAGGAACTGGAGCAATTATAATTAGTATAGCTAAATATGCTAAAAAGCATATTAATGGGATAGCAATAGATATATCTAGTGGTGCATTAAAAGTGGCAAAAGAAAATGCTATGAGTCATCAAGTTGAGGGTAAAATTGATTTTAGATTAGGTAGTTTGTTAGAACCTATTGATAAAGAGCTAGATATTATTGTTTCTAATCCTCCTTACATTCCAACTGAAGAGATAGAAGGTTTACAAGATGAGGTTAAAAATGAACCCTTGAACGCTTTAGATGGTGGAGAAGATGGTCTTGCTTATTATCGTCAAATAATTGATCAGGCAAATAATAAATTAAAAGCAGAAGGTATTCTAGCTTTTGAAATAGGCATTAATCAAGGTGATTATGTTATAGAGATATTAAATGGATTTGATTTTTATCAAATTGAAAGAATTAAAGATTATGCTGGAATTGAGAGGGTTATTTTAGCTAAAAAGAAGTAG
- the prfA gene encoding peptide chain release factor 1, with protein sequence MKRWIDKLEGVVDRYKGIEKSLSNPEVIADQDKFQKLSMEYADLKEIVEKYKQYKELQSNVEEAEEILEIADDEEMIELANMQLNEAKPIMEKLEEKLPLMLIPKDPNDEKNVIVEIRGGAGGDEANIFAGDLYRMYTRYAERAGWKTEVMSSSLSDMGGYKEIVFMIEGKGAYSRLKYESGVHRVQRVPATESSGRIHTSTSTVAVLPEAEDVDIEINQHELKIDTYRSSGPGGQSVNTTDSAVRITHEPTGLVVSCQDEKSQHKNKDKAMRILRARLKEKIEAEQQAEVAEARKSQVGTGDRSERIRTYNFPQGRVTDHRINLTTHQLDSILDGELNEIIEALITADQIEKLKLVE encoded by the coding sequence ATGAAAAGGTGGATTGATAAATTAGAGGGTGTTGTAGATCGTTATAAAGGGATAGAAAAGTCATTAAGTAATCCAGAGGTGATTGCTGATCAAGATAAATTCCAAAAATTATCTATGGAATATGCTGATTTAAAAGAGATTGTTGAGAAATATAAGCAATATAAAGAGCTACAATCCAATGTAGAAGAAGCAGAAGAAATATTAGAGATTGCTGATGATGAAGAGATGATTGAATTAGCTAATATGCAGTTAAATGAAGCAAAACCAATAATGGAAAAATTAGAAGAGAAATTACCATTAATGCTAATTCCTAAAGATCCTAACGATGAAAAGAATGTTATTGTTGAGATACGTGGTGGTGCTGGTGGAGATGAGGCTAATATCTTTGCTGGAGATTTATATAGGATGTATACTCGCTATGCTGAAAGGGCTGGATGGAAAACAGAAGTAATGAGCTCTAGTCTTTCTGATATGGGTGGGTATAAAGAGATTGTATTTATGATTGAAGGTAAAGGAGCATATAGTCGGTTGAAATATGAAAGTGGAGTTCATAGGGTACAAAGAGTACCTGCAACAGAATCTAGTGGAAGGATTCATACTTCTACATCTACTGTAGCTGTATTACCTGAAGCTGAGGATGTAGACATTGAAATCAATCAACATGAGTTAAAGATTGATACTTATCGTTCTAGTGGCCCAGGAGGACAAAGTGTTAATACTACTGATTCAGCTGTGAGAATTACTCATGAACCAACGGGATTAGTAGTATCTTGTCAGGATGAAAAATCTCAGCACAAAAATAAAGATAAAGCAATGAGAATTTTAAGGGCTAGACTAAAAGAGAAGATCGAAGCAGAACAGCAAGCTGAAGTTGCGGAAGCAAGAAAAAGCCAAGTTGGAACAGGGGATAGAAGTGAAAGAATTAGAACTTATAATTTCCCACAAGGAAGAGTAACAGATCATAGAATAAATTTGACTACTCATCAGCTAGATTCTATTTTAGATGGTGAATTAAACGAAATTATAGAAGCTTTAATTACAGCAGATCAAATAGAAAAATTAAAGTTGGTGGAATAA